Proteins encoded by one window of Haliotis asinina isolate JCU_RB_2024 chromosome 6, JCU_Hal_asi_v2, whole genome shotgun sequence:
- the LOC137287152 gene encoding uncharacterized protein, which yields MRQFLIFYLMTFIVLPVEGLFRRRRRRKWIRIRGGKVLTGLGVAARLGLIGKRVVQDDLVSADLNEDGNIDKSEGEELFDKRDAEQNLRMADIDGDSVVIHDEFIRGLEELVSQGE from the exons ATGAGACAGTTCCTGATATTCTACCTGATGACTTTCATTGTACTGCCCGTGGAGGGGCTGTTCCGTCGTCGCCGACGACGCAAATGGATCCGTATAAGAGGTGGTAAGGTTCTCACTGGTCTAGGCGTTGCTGCGAGATTGGGACTGATAGGAAAGAGAG TTGTACAAGATGACCTTGTCTCTGCTGATCTGAATGAGGATGGGAACATTGACAAGTCAGAAGGTGAGGAGCTCTTTGACAAGCGCGATGCAGAACAAAACCTACGAATGGCTGACATTGACG GTGATTCTGTTGTTATTCATGATGAGTTTATCCGAGGATTGGAAGAGCTTGTCTCTCAAGGAGAGTGA